A single genomic interval of Nodosilinea sp. PGN35 harbors:
- a CDS encoding HipA family kinase, whose translation MRTVVATRYVTPLREGGSLPAIVEADDDGMYVLKFRGAGQGVKSLIAELVAGEIARTVGLLVPEIVLIDVDAELARTEPDPEIQDLIRASEGLNLALDYLPSSITFDPVAQQPDAALASAIVWLDAYVTNIDRTARNTNMLMWHRRLWLIDHGVALYFHHSWNNYLERSRTPFPGIKDHVLLRFASQLQAVDATMTAQLTPDVITGIVNLIPEPWLLEGSPFTDSQHHREAYIEYLVKRLEPPHAFLEEAIRARSRHL comes from the coding sequence TTGAGAACAGTTGTTGCCACCCGTTACGTCACTCCCCTGCGGGAGGGAGGCTCTCTTCCTGCCATTGTAGAAGCTGACGATGATGGCATGTATGTGCTGAAGTTTCGAGGTGCCGGTCAGGGGGTCAAGTCTCTAATTGCCGAACTCGTGGCTGGGGAAATTGCTCGGACCGTTGGCCTGCTGGTGCCCGAAATTGTCTTGATCGACGTCGATGCCGAGCTGGCCCGCACCGAACCCGATCCCGAAATTCAAGATTTAATTCGAGCCAGTGAGGGGCTCAACCTGGCCCTCGACTACCTGCCCAGCTCCATCACCTTTGACCCCGTGGCCCAACAGCCCGATGCCGCCCTGGCCTCGGCCATTGTCTGGCTCGATGCCTACGTCACCAATATCGATCGCACCGCCCGCAACACCAACATGCTGATGTGGCACCGCCGCCTGTGGCTGATTGATCACGGGGTTGCTCTCTATTTTCACCACAGCTGGAACAATTACCTAGAGCGCAGCCGCACCCCCTTCCCCGGCATCAAAGATCACGTCCTGCTGCGGTTTGCCAGTCAACTGCAAGCGGTTGATGCCACCATGACGGCCCAGCTAACGCCCGACGTCATCACTGGCATCGTCAACCTGATTCCAGAGCCCTGGCTGCTTGAGGGCTCTCCATTTACCGATAGTCAACACCATCGCGAGGCTTATATTGAGTATCTGGTGAAGCGGCTAGAGCCACCCCACGCTTTTTTAGAGGAGGCCATTCGTGCACGATCACGTCACCTATGA
- a CDS encoding phytanoyl-CoA dioxygenase family protein, translated as MLTKIDVERFITDGYVRVEGAFSPELAATCRAILWADTGCDRRDRTTWQRPVVWLGDYTQAPFVQAANGPNLHAIFDQLAGPGQWHPRFSVGSFPIRFPTPDDTGDTGWHVDASFPGADSDANNFLSWRINIHSRGRALLMLMLFSDVGELDAPTRIRVGSHQAVARLLAPAGETGLTALELSNLLATTDDCPEATATGEAGTVYLCHPFLAHAAQINRGSQPRFMAQPPLFAAKPFEFEGKQASSYVPIEQAIRTALGK; from the coding sequence ATGCTGACCAAGATAGATGTCGAGCGGTTCATCACCGACGGTTATGTTCGGGTAGAGGGGGCGTTTTCGCCGGAGCTAGCAGCTACCTGTCGGGCTATTCTCTGGGCCGATACCGGCTGCGATCGCAGGGATCGCACCACCTGGCAAAGGCCCGTGGTCTGGCTCGGCGACTACACCCAGGCCCCTTTTGTGCAGGCCGCCAACGGGCCAAACCTGCACGCTATTTTTGACCAGCTCGCTGGCCCAGGGCAGTGGCACCCCAGGTTTAGCGTCGGGTCTTTCCCCATCCGTTTTCCCACGCCAGACGACACGGGCGACACCGGCTGGCATGTAGACGCGAGCTTTCCGGGGGCAGACTCAGATGCCAACAACTTTTTGTCGTGGCGCATCAACATTCATTCGCGGGGTCGAGCGCTGTTGATGCTGATGCTCTTTTCCGATGTGGGGGAGTTAGACGCACCGACGCGGATTCGAGTGGGTTCACACCAAGCGGTGGCCCGTCTGCTGGCACCGGCTGGCGAAACAGGCCTGACGGCCCTGGAGTTGAGCAACCTGCTGGCGACCACCGACGACTGCCCCGAGGCAACCGCAACGGGAGAGGCCGGAACCGTGTATCTCTGCCACCCGTTTCTGGCCCACGCGGCTCAGATCAATCGTGGTTCTCAACCGCGCTTTATGGCCCAACCACCGCTGTTTGCAGCTAAGCCTTTTGAATTTGAAGGCAAGCAGGCATCGTCCTATGTCCCCATTGAGCAGGCGATTCGCACTGCTTTAGGAAAGTAA
- a CDS encoding DUF3037 domain-containing protein: MHDHVTYDYAIIRVVPKVEREEFVNVGVIVSCATRNFLAAQIELNPQRLLALDPTLDLETVKGHLDTIPIVCAGDAQAGPIGQLPLRERFDWLVAPRSTIIQTSRVHTGLCRDLSAVLEHLLATMVRPLPCPLGKRVKS, translated from the coding sequence GTGCACGATCACGTCACCTATGATTACGCCATTATCCGTGTGGTGCCTAAGGTTGAGCGGGAAGAGTTTGTCAATGTAGGCGTGATTGTTTCCTGCGCGACGCGCAACTTTCTCGCAGCCCAAATTGAACTCAACCCGCAACGGCTGCTCGCCCTTGACCCCACCCTAGATTTAGAAACAGTCAAAGGTCATTTAGACACCATTCCGATCGTTTGCGCTGGGGATGCCCAGGCTGGCCCCATCGGTCAACTGCCTCTGCGAGAACGGTTTGACTGGCTGGTGGCCCCCCGCAGCACGATCATTCAAACCTCACGGGTGCACACCGGCCTGTGTAGAGATCTATCGGCTGTGCTCGAACACCTGCTGGCAACTATGGTGCGTCCGCTCCCGTGTCCCCTGGGGAAACGGGTAAAGAGTTGA